One Alkalidesulfovibrio alkalitolerans DSM 16529 genomic region harbors:
- a CDS encoding PEP/pyruvate-binding domain-containing protein, which produces MAKASTTSEPSKSKKAEKQSAEDLKQKLVLTGADIVAIGEESELLVGGKNYNTAIISQVSGIRAPQFRAISALAFHKVLDETRVNASHIRSLVDHEYNSTDWTDAEINKDPEYLKHFVRTVAKKAKTDDSVKKGSSIRLRTFVNNVVEGFATSPEGIDQLRRRSILVQVAILSVDLPEEVAQAVREAYASICKEAALEDVPVAVRSSAAGEDSRKKAFAGLQDTYLNIVGEKMCVEAYHWDCASAYNLRSMTYRREAILDAVGKAEETGDDSIAELAKKEWAIENTSLSVCVMRMINPVISGTAFSADTATGCRGTDRKELVSIDASYGLGEAVVGGMVTPDKFYVWQRDDGAEVVIRFMGYKDKKIVYSPGGGTEVAKVDDDEAYRWSLSLAQAEEVAKGVRAISKAYGGMIMDTEFCLDASSRLWFVQARPETRWNEEFEDHPHTIFMRRLEVESKAAKRAEVVLEGNGASRGAGAGTVKFLRSALELNKINKGDILAAERTDPDMVPGMRIAGAIMADVGGDTSHAAITSRELGIPAVIGIQRLEMLRSLDGQEVTVDGSRGKVFRGKLPLVEVGGELDVSKLPATKTKVGLILADVGQALFLSRLREVPDFEVGLLRAEFMLGNIGIHPMALEAFDNGTLEHVVRKKLKQLDAQLTKVLKEQLHAGIISFSLKLRNYVGLITGLTDEMEALAESEGARGTDEILAIHRKLRELDRKLDEHVAMATNHLDVLKTSVDLETHVAVIMGYDELLAPEPADQEAMARRLETKARADEIVQRIKGLPMVRETIERITELRKDVAVKIGLAGDMEEIRTLEERIRKLLISKGFRTGREYYIQILSQSLAVFAMAFYGKPIIYRTTDFKSNEYKNLVGGSLFEHHEDNPMLGYRGVSRNIHDWELDAFKLARGIFGGKNLQIMLPFVRTLEEARSMKRYLELVHKLKSGQDGLKVILMSEIPSNAILAKEFLSEFDGFSIGSNDMTQMVLATDRDNASLKHIYDEEDPAVVWAILVTIFTGQKMGKKVGFCGQGVSNSEILRGLVCVAGIVSASVVPDTYQQTKIDMAAVEAENIPLSELGAWLKNKHFERLKKIMNDHNYGHFLKKYRTPEDLREWYDGELTRLAEQLRENLETSKESFYRQEMLSFRNSFHKPVIYASWDWEQTVADALHHAGFASYEEQANALETQRKRSDW; this is translated from the coding sequence ATGGCTAAAGCCAGCACAACGTCCGAGCCTTCCAAATCCAAGAAGGCCGAGAAGCAGTCTGCCGAGGATCTGAAGCAAAAGCTGGTGCTCACCGGCGCGGACATCGTCGCCATTGGCGAGGAGTCCGAACTGCTCGTGGGAGGCAAGAACTACAACACGGCCATCATCAGCCAGGTGTCCGGCATCCGGGCTCCCCAGTTCAGGGCCATTTCCGCCCTGGCGTTCCACAAGGTCCTGGACGAGACGCGGGTCAACGCCTCGCATATCCGCTCCCTGGTCGATCATGAATACAACAGCACCGACTGGACGGACGCGGAGATCAACAAGGACCCCGAATATCTGAAGCACTTCGTGCGGACCGTGGCCAAGAAGGCCAAGACCGACGATTCCGTCAAGAAGGGTTCATCGATCCGTCTGCGCACCTTCGTCAACAACGTGGTCGAGGGCTTCGCGACCTCCCCTGAGGGCATCGACCAGTTGCGCAGGCGTTCCATTCTGGTCCAGGTGGCCATCCTTTCCGTCGATCTGCCCGAGGAAGTGGCCCAGGCCGTGCGCGAGGCCTACGCTTCGATCTGCAAGGAGGCGGCTCTCGAGGACGTTCCCGTGGCCGTGCGCTCCTCCGCGGCCGGCGAGGATTCCCGCAAAAAGGCCTTTGCCGGACTGCAGGACACCTATCTGAACATCGTTGGGGAGAAGATGTGCGTCGAGGCCTACCACTGGGACTGCGCCTCGGCCTACAACCTTCGTTCGATGACGTACCGCCGCGAGGCCATCCTTGACGCCGTGGGCAAAGCCGAGGAGACCGGCGACGACTCCATCGCCGAGTTGGCCAAGAAAGAGTGGGCCATCGAGAACACCTCACTCTCGGTCTGTGTGATGCGGATGATCAATCCGGTCATTTCCGGCACCGCATTCTCGGCCGACACGGCCACGGGTTGCCGGGGCACCGACCGCAAGGAACTCGTCTCCATCGACGCCTCCTACGGCCTTGGCGAGGCCGTGGTGGGCGGCATGGTCACGCCCGACAAATTCTACGTCTGGCAGCGTGACGACGGGGCCGAGGTCGTCATCCGCTTCATGGGCTACAAGGACAAGAAAATCGTCTACAGCCCGGGAGGCGGAACCGAGGTCGCCAAGGTCGACGATGACGAGGCCTACCGCTGGTCGCTTTCCCTGGCCCAGGCCGAGGAGGTCGCCAAGGGAGTGCGCGCCATCTCCAAGGCCTACGGCGGCATGATCATGGACACCGAGTTCTGTCTTGACGCCTCGTCGCGGTTGTGGTTCGTGCAGGCTAGGCCGGAAACGCGCTGGAACGAGGAGTTCGAGGACCACCCGCACACCATCTTCATGCGTCGTCTCGAAGTCGAATCCAAGGCCGCCAAGCGGGCCGAGGTCGTGCTCGAAGGCAACGGCGCCTCGCGCGGTGCGGGAGCGGGCACGGTCAAGTTCCTGCGCAGCGCCCTGGAACTGAACAAGATCAACAAGGGCGACATCCTGGCCGCCGAGCGCACCGACCCGGACATGGTGCCGGGCATGCGTATCGCCGGCGCCATCATGGCCGACGTGGGCGGCGACACCTCGCACGCGGCCATCACCTCACGCGAACTCGGTATTCCGGCGGTCATCGGCATCCAGCGCTTGGAGATGCTGCGTTCACTGGACGGGCAGGAAGTCACGGTGGACGGCTCGCGCGGCAAGGTTTTCCGGGGCAAACTACCGTTGGTCGAGGTCGGTGGCGAACTCGACGTCTCCAAACTCCCCGCCACCAAGACCAAGGTCGGTCTGATTCTGGCCGACGTGGGCCAAGCCTTGTTCCTTTCGCGGCTGCGCGAAGTTCCCGATTTCGAGGTCGGCCTTTTGCGCGCTGAATTCATGCTCGGCAACATAGGCATCCACCCCATGGCGCTCGAGGCGTTCGACAACGGGACTCTCGAACATGTGGTGCGCAAGAAGCTGAAACAGCTTGACGCCCAATTGACCAAGGTGCTCAAGGAGCAGTTGCACGCGGGCATCATTTCCTTTTCCCTGAAACTCCGCAACTACGTGGGCCTGATCACCGGCTTGACCGACGAGATGGAAGCCTTGGCCGAATCCGAGGGCGCACGGGGGACCGACGAGATACTGGCCATCCACCGAAAGCTGCGCGAGCTCGACCGCAAACTCGACGAGCACGTGGCAATGGCCACCAACCACCTCGACGTACTCAAGACGTCCGTGGATCTTGAAACGCACGTGGCCGTGATTATGGGGTACGACGAGCTTCTCGCGCCCGAGCCCGCGGATCAGGAGGCCATGGCTCGCCGCCTGGAGACCAAGGCCCGCGCCGACGAGATCGTGCAACGCATCAAGGGGCTGCCCATGGTGCGTGAGACTATTGAACGCATCACTGAACTGCGCAAGGACGTCGCCGTGAAGATCGGCTTGGCCGGCGACATGGAAGAGATTCGCACGCTTGAGGAGCGCATTCGCAAGCTCTTGATCTCCAAGGGGTTCCGCACCGGTCGCGAATACTACATCCAGATCCTCTCGCAGTCTTTGGCCGTCTTCGCCATGGCTTTCTACGGCAAACCCATCATCTACCGCACCACGGACTTCAAGTCGAACGAGTACAAGAACCTCGTCGGCGGGTCGCTTTTCGAGCACCACGAGGACAACCCCATGCTCGGCTATCGGGGCGTGTCGCGCAACATTCACGACTGGGAACTCGACGCCTTCAAGCTCGCGCGCGGGATCTTCGGCGGCAAGAACCTCCAGATCATGTTGCCTTTCGTGCGCACACTTGAGGAAGCACGCAGCATGAAGCGTTATCTCGAGCTCGTGCACAAGCTCAAGAGCGGACAGGACGGGCTGAAAGTCATCCTCATGTCCGAGATTCCTTCCAACGCCATCCTGGCCAAGGAGTTTCTCTCCGAGTTCGACGGCTTCTCCATCGGCTCCAACGACATGACCCAGATGGTTCTGGCCACGGACCGTGATAACGCGAGCCTCAAGCACATCTATGACGAGGAAGATCCGGCGGTCGTCTGGGCCATCCTGGTGACCATCTTCACGGGTCAGAAGATGGGCAAGAAGGTGGGCTTCTGCGGCCAGGGCGTGTCCAACTCGGAGATCCTGCGCGGCCTGGTGTGCGTGGCGGGAATCGTTTCGGCTTCCGTGGTTCCCGATACCTACCAGCAGACCAAGATCGACATGGCGGCCGTTGAGGCCGAGAACATCCCGCTCTCCGAGCTCGGCGCTTGGCTCAAGAACAAGCACTTCGAGCGCCTGAAGAAGATCATGAACGACCACAACTACGGACACTTCCTGAAGAAATACCGCACTCCAGAGGACCTGCGCGAATGGTATGATGGTGAATTGACCCGTCTGGCCGAGCAGCTTCGCGAGAATCTGGAGACCAGCAAGGAATCGTTCTACCGCCAGGAGATGCTCTCCTTCCGGAACAGCTTCCACAAGCCGGTGATCTACGCTTCCTGGGACTGGGAGCAGACCGTGGCCGACGCTCTGCACCACGCCGGTTTTGCTAGCTACGAAGAGCAAGCCAATGCGCTGGAGACGCAGCGCAAGCGCAGCGACTGGTAG
- a CDS encoding M23 family metallopeptidase — MKFSRLLSIGLGIAIICAAAVLGVTYFRDTTPPQISVELDSQAINRDREITVALNDSGSGLRRARIVIVQDNQRIVILEESFDGGISAKIAAKIGDAAIKDGPFTLEVTATDASNYNFGAGNTIATTWEMSLDTRRPVINLESQFHNLNRGGAGLAVYTIDEEVVRSGVVVGDLFFPGYHLPDGRHAALFAFPWFMERNAFSPVLLAEDPAGNIRERPLPFHANDRTFRHDTISISDRFLDSKMDQFEDRFPASPGRLELFLKVNRQLREENLQRMRDLGQKSAATPLWDKVFIRAEGKPMAGFADHRTYLYNGETIDHQVHLGVDIADVANAPIPAANTGVVVLAEFFGIYGKTVVIDHGLGLMTLYSHLSQIDVHEGDRVERGQIIGRSGATGMAGGDHLHFEVFVSGLSVTPFEWWDAQWIENNFASKLRQ, encoded by the coding sequence ATGAAGTTTTCACGGCTTTTGTCAATCGGCCTTGGCATCGCGATCATCTGCGCGGCGGCGGTCCTCGGTGTTACCTATTTCCGGGACACCACCCCTCCGCAAATCAGCGTGGAGCTTGACTCGCAAGCGATCAACAGAGACCGGGAAATCACCGTGGCGCTCAACGATTCCGGCTCAGGTCTGCGCCGTGCGAGAATCGTCATCGTGCAGGACAATCAACGCATCGTCATCCTCGAAGAGTCATTCGACGGCGGAATTTCCGCAAAAATCGCTGCAAAAATCGGCGACGCCGCCATAAAAGACGGGCCATTTACTCTTGAAGTCACCGCAACGGACGCTTCCAACTACAACTTCGGAGCCGGAAACACCATTGCCACGACCTGGGAAATGTCCCTCGACACGCGACGTCCGGTCATCAACCTGGAAAGCCAGTTCCACAACCTGAATCGAGGCGGCGCCGGACTCGCGGTCTACACCATCGATGAGGAAGTCGTCCGAAGCGGCGTGGTAGTCGGCGATCTCTTTTTTCCCGGCTACCATCTGCCCGACGGTCGGCATGCCGCCTTGTTCGCGTTCCCCTGGTTCATGGAGCGCAATGCCTTCTCCCCCGTCCTTCTGGCTGAGGATCCGGCGGGAAACATCCGCGAACGCCCCCTCCCCTTCCACGCCAACGACAGGACGTTTCGGCACGACACGATCTCCATTTCCGACCGATTTCTGGACAGCAAGATGGATCAGTTCGAGGACCGGTTTCCCGCTTCCCCAGGCAGACTCGAACTATTCCTCAAGGTCAACAGGCAATTACGGGAGGAGAATCTGCAACGGATGCGTGATCTGGGACAGAAATCCGCCGCGACGCCATTGTGGGATAAAGTCTTCATTCGCGCCGAAGGCAAGCCCATGGCAGGTTTCGCAGACCACCGCACCTACCTGTACAACGGCGAGACCATCGACCACCAAGTCCACCTGGGCGTGGACATCGCCGACGTGGCCAATGCCCCCATTCCCGCAGCCAACACTGGAGTCGTGGTATTGGCGGAATTCTTCGGCATCTATGGTAAAACCGTGGTTATAGACCATGGCCTGGGTCTGATGACCCTCTACTCGCACCTGAGCCAGATCGATGTGCACGAAGGCGACCGAGTCGAGCGCGGCCAGATCATCGGCCGTAGCGGCGCGACCGGTATGGCCGGAGGCGACCACCTGCACTTCGAGGTCTTCGTCTCCGGGCTTTCGGTCACGCCTTTCGAGTGGTGGGACGCGCAATGGATCGAGAACAACTTCGCGAGCAAGCTGCGGCAGTAG
- a CDS encoding pyruvate carboxylase, translating to MAEKTYDQVVAEIKGKSILVANRGIPARRIVRTIREMAQGVAIMTATDLDKASPTTAAARELLLLGPDPRAYLDIDLIVKKAAQRGIIAIHPGWGFAAEDDSFPKKCADKGIIFIGPTAEAMRLLGNKVEVRNLAMRCGVPVVPGSEGSVTVEEARRLAHQIGFPIMLKAEGGGGGRGIYEVFNDEQLESSFVKASALAQASFGNPRLFVEKLLTSVRHIEIQVIADKHGNVFCFDERDCTVQRNHQKLVEITPSPWKGMTPELRARLKEYSERLVREVGYHSLCTVEFLVDASGAPYLIEVNTRLQVEHGITECRYGVDLVEEQIAVAFGAKLRFNERNTKPRQWAIQVRINCEDPRKNFSPNSGLITRYVSPGGQGIRLDSCISMGYEFPSNYDSAAALLIAYGRSWGKVCATLERGLREYIIGGLKTTIPFHLQIVKHPRFISADFDTNFVRKHPELYDYTDVEPEELRISRLVAEISAKGYNPYVQLGEYRGVEDKRLGRFEPVCPPLDLSATDIPYPRGDRQAILDKVRDTRAEGVVHFSDTTTRDITQSNSGNRFRLGEDRLIGPYLDLCNFFSLENGGGAHFHVAMLANMTYPFSEAHEWNVFAPRTLKQILIRSTNVLGYKPQPRNLMRRTGEMICEEYDVIRCFDFLNHTENMLPFAEVALSKENKGNIWQPAISLSWAKGFTVEHYLGVADELVRMSAKAAGVTPKKVQKMIILGLKDMAGVCPPAFLRELISGLRKKFPDLVLHYHRHCTDGLFVPAVGAAVQAGAHITDVAMGAAVRWYGQGEVLSTAAYIEQEFGLTNILNKNVLRDCNFVLKQIMPYYDRYTAPYFQGIDYDVVEHGMPGGATSSSQEGAMKQGYIHLLPYMLKFLAGTRKIVRYHDVTPGSQITWNTAFLAVTGAFKRGGERAVRLLLEVLEAVTTKPEGKLTPAEREDRLTLYADSNDAFRQLLLGRYGRLPLGWPPDWVYESAFGAEYREAIATRTTDSPLDSLPDVDIEAEEETLTKRLERRPTPEELLMYLNHPGDALKTIDFRSHFGDPNNVPLDVWFEGLESGREMTFTDSSGKPHVMSIIDMSPVDVRGVRVVRYVLDSENLSCDVRVAEAKAGHKVSLEMADPDNPYHVAAPSSGDLWVMHVSPGDFVKKGEELLNISIMKQEKSVHAPMDAMVKRVLKDANYQEDKRMVPVKEGELLIELGPVTETCPACAKPIAESDFAFCPRCGAALGADN from the coding sequence ATGGCCGAGAAGACGTATGATCAGGTAGTCGCGGAGATCAAAGGAAAGTCCATTCTTGTCGCCAACCGGGGTATTCCGGCCCGACGCATCGTGCGAACCATCCGCGAGATGGCGCAGGGCGTGGCCATCATGACCGCCACGGATCTCGACAAGGCCTCGCCCACCACGGCCGCAGCCCGTGAGTTGCTTCTATTGGGCCCCGATCCCCGCGCGTATCTGGACATCGACCTGATCGTCAAGAAGGCAGCCCAACGAGGAATCATCGCCATCCACCCTGGATGGGGCTTTGCGGCCGAAGACGACTCGTTCCCCAAGAAATGTGCCGACAAGGGTATCATTTTCATCGGCCCCACGGCCGAGGCAATGCGCCTTCTGGGCAACAAGGTCGAGGTCCGCAATCTCGCCATGCGTTGCGGCGTGCCCGTGGTGCCGGGCTCCGAGGGATCGGTGACCGTCGAAGAGGCGCGCAGGCTTGCCCATCAGATCGGCTTTCCGATCATGCTCAAGGCCGAGGGCGGCGGCGGCGGCCGTGGTATCTACGAAGTCTTCAACGACGAACAGCTCGAATCGTCGTTCGTCAAGGCTTCAGCCCTGGCGCAGGCGTCCTTCGGTAACCCCCGGCTCTTCGTCGAAAAGCTCCTGACCTCTGTCCGGCATATCGAGATCCAGGTCATCGCGGACAAGCACGGCAACGTCTTTTGCTTTGACGAGCGCGACTGCACCGTGCAGCGCAACCACCAGAAGCTGGTGGAGATCACCCCCTCCCCCTGGAAGGGCATGACTCCCGAGTTGCGCGCTCGGCTCAAGGAATATTCTGAGCGCCTCGTGCGCGAGGTCGGCTACCATTCCTTGTGCACCGTTGAATTCCTTGTGGACGCCTCCGGAGCGCCATACCTCATCGAGGTCAATACGCGGCTGCAGGTCGAACATGGCATCACCGAGTGCCGCTACGGCGTCGATCTCGTCGAGGAACAGATCGCCGTGGCCTTCGGCGCCAAGCTGCGTTTCAATGAACGCAACACCAAGCCACGCCAGTGGGCCATTCAGGTGCGCATCAACTGTGAGGACCCGCGCAAGAATTTCTCCCCCAACTCGGGCCTCATCACGCGCTACGTGTCCCCGGGCGGGCAGGGCATCCGCCTGGATTCGTGCATTTCTATGGGATATGAATTCCCGTCCAACTATGATTCCGCGGCGGCGCTGCTCATCGCTTACGGCCGTAGCTGGGGCAAGGTCTGCGCCACCTTGGAACGGGGTCTTCGCGAGTACATCATCGGTGGACTCAAGACGACCATCCCCTTCCATCTGCAGATCGTGAAGCATCCGCGCTTCATCTCCGCCGACTTCGACACCAATTTCGTGCGCAAGCACCCGGAACTGTACGATTATACCGACGTCGAGCCGGAAGAGCTCAGGATTTCGCGCCTCGTGGCCGAGATTTCGGCCAAGGGATACAATCCCTACGTGCAACTCGGTGAATACCGGGGAGTGGAAGACAAGCGGCTTGGGCGTTTCGAGCCTGTGTGCCCGCCGCTCGACCTCTCGGCCACGGACATCCCCTATCCGCGCGGCGACCGTCAGGCCATCCTGGACAAGGTCCGCGACACAAGGGCCGAGGGCGTCGTCCATTTTTCGGACACCACGACGCGCGATATCACTCAGTCCAACTCGGGCAACCGCTTCCGTCTCGGCGAGGACAGGCTCATCGGACCCTACCTGGACCTGTGCAACTTCTTCTCCCTGGAGAACGGCGGCGGCGCGCACTTCCACGTGGCCATGCTGGCCAACATGACCTATCCTTTCTCCGAGGCGCACGAGTGGAACGTGTTCGCGCCCCGGACCCTGAAGCAGATTCTCATCCGCTCGACCAACGTGCTCGGCTATAAGCCGCAGCCCAGGAACCTTATGCGGCGCACCGGCGAGATGATCTGCGAGGAATACGACGTCATCCGCTGTTTCGACTTCCTCAACCACACCGAGAACATGCTGCCCTTCGCCGAGGTGGCACTCTCCAAGGAGAACAAGGGCAACATCTGGCAACCCGCCATTTCCCTCTCCTGGGCCAAGGGCTTCACAGTCGAGCATTACTTGGGCGTGGCGGACGAACTCGTGCGCATGTCGGCCAAGGCGGCAGGCGTGACGCCCAAGAAGGTCCAGAAAATGATCATCCTTGGGCTTAAGGACATGGCCGGTGTCTGCCCTCCCGCGTTCCTGCGCGAGTTGATCTCGGGGCTGCGTAAGAAGTTCCCCGATCTCGTGCTGCACTATCATCGCCACTGCACGGACGGCCTCTTCGTCCCCGCGGTGGGCGCTGCGGTGCAGGCGGGCGCGCATATCACCGACGTGGCCATGGGCGCGGCGGTACGCTGGTACGGCCAGGGCGAGGTGCTTTCCACGGCCGCCTACATCGAGCAGGAGTTCGGGCTGACCAACATCCTGAACAAAAACGTCCTGCGCGACTGCAACTTCGTGCTTAAGCAGATCATGCCCTACTACGACCGCTACACCGCTCCCTACTTCCAGGGTATCGACTACGACGTGGTCGAGCACGGCATGCCCGGCGGCGCGACCTCATCTTCCCAGGAAGGGGCCATGAAGCAGGGGTACATCCATCTGCTGCCCTACATGCTCAAGTTCTTGGCCGGAACGCGCAAAATCGTGCGCTACCATGACGTCACGCCCGGCTCCCAGATCACCTGGAACACGGCGTTTCTGGCTGTGACCGGGGCCTTCAAGCGCGGTGGCGAGCGCGCCGTGCGCCTGCTGCTTGAAGTTTTGGAGGCTGTAACCACCAAGCCAGAGGGCAAGCTGACCCCGGCGGAACGCGAGGACAGGCTGACGCTGTATGCCGACTCCAACGACGCCTTTCGCCAACTGCTGCTCGGCCGGTACGGTCGCCTGCCCCTCGGCTGGCCGCCGGATTGGGTCTACGAGAGCGCCTTCGGCGCCGAATACCGCGAGGCCATCGCCACTCGTACCACGGATTCTCCGCTCGACTCCCTGCCCGACGTGGACATCGAGGCCGAAGAAGAGACGCTGACCAAGCGGCTCGAACGTCGTCCGACGCCCGAGGAACTGTTGATGTACCTCAACCATCCTGGCGACGCGCTGAAGACCATTGATTTCCGCAGTCATTTCGGCGACCCCAACAACGTTCCGCTCGACGTTTGGTTCGAGGGGCTCGAGTCCGGTCGCGAGATGACCTTCACCGACAGTTCTGGCAAACCACATGTGATGTCCATCATCGACATGTCCCCCGTGGACGTGCGGGGCGTGCGTGTCGTGCGCTACGTTCTGGACTCGGAGAACCTTTCGTGCGACGTGCGCGTGGCCGAGGCCAAGGCGGGGCACAAGGTCAGCCTTGAGATGGCCGACCCGGACAACCCCTATCATGTGGCTGCTCCCTCTTCCGGCGACCTATGGGTCATGCACGTTTCGCCCGGCGATTTCGTCAAAAAGGGTGAGGAGCTTTTGAACATTTCCATTATGAAACAAGAGAAGTCCGTGCATGCGCCCATGGATGCCATGGTCAAGCGTGTGCTCAAGGACGCCAACTATCAGGAAGACAAGCGCATGGTCCCCGTCAAGGAGGGCGAACTGCTGATCGAGCTTGGGCCCGTCACGGAAACGTGTCCGGCCTGCGCCAAGCCCATCGCGGAGAGCGACTTCGCTTTTTGCCCGCGGTGCGGCGCGGCGCTTGGGGCCGACAACTAG
- a CDS encoding hydrogenase small subunit, which translates to MKIHVGHGDTNAEERLNKNGVSRRDFMKFCATVSAVLGLGASGASEVAAALTQKRRPSVVYLHFAECTGCSESVLRAVEPIMIDDLILDTISLDYHETLMAAAGEAAEEALHKAVHDPAGFVCVVEGGIPTAQNGIHGMVGGHTMLSMAKDIIPKAQATIAIGNCANFGGIQAARPNPTQAMGVNECLKDLGVSAINIAGCPPPPHNFVGAVVLYLQGKKIDLDEYNRPLAFYGETVHDKCERLKYFDEGKFAPSFDSEEARKGYCLYEVGCRGPYTYNNCPTVKFNQTSWPVEAGHPCIGCSEPNFWDTMTPFYEPM; encoded by the coding sequence ATGAAAATTCACGTGGGACACGGAGACACAAACGCCGAGGAGCGGCTGAACAAGAACGGCGTCTCCCGCCGTGACTTCATGAAGTTCTGCGCCACAGTCTCGGCAGTCCTCGGCCTTGGCGCGTCCGGCGCGTCCGAAGTGGCAGCCGCCCTGACCCAGAAACGTCGTCCCAGCGTCGTGTACCTGCATTTCGCGGAGTGCACGGGCTGTTCGGAATCGGTGCTGCGGGCCGTCGAGCCGATCATGATCGACGATCTCATCCTCGACACCATTTCCCTTGACTATCATGAAACTCTGATGGCCGCCGCCGGCGAAGCCGCCGAGGAAGCCCTTCACAAGGCCGTGCACGATCCGGCCGGTTTCGTGTGCGTCGTCGAGGGCGGAATTCCCACAGCTCAGAACGGCATCCATGGCATGGTCGGCGGACACACCATGCTGTCCATGGCCAAAGACATCATCCCCAAGGCTCAGGCCACCATCGCCATCGGCAACTGCGCCAACTTCGGCGGCATCCAGGCCGCGCGGCCCAACCCCACCCAGGCCATGGGCGTCAACGAGTGCCTGAAAGACCTCGGTGTGAGCGCCATCAACATCGCGGGCTGCCCGCCCCCGCCGCACAACTTCGTCGGCGCGGTGGTGCTCTACCTGCAAGGCAAGAAGATCGATCTGGACGAGTACAACCGTCCCCTGGCCTTCTACGGCGAGACCGTGCACGACAAGTGCGAGCGGCTGAAGTACTTCGACGAGGGCAAGTTCGCCCCATCCTTCGATTCCGAAGAGGCGCGCAAGGGCTACTGCCTCTACGAAGTCGGCTGCCGCGGTCCCTACACCTACAACAACTGTCCCACGGTCAAGTTCAACCAGACGAGTTGGCCGGTCGAGGCCGGGCACCCCTGCATCGGTTGCAGCGAGCCCAACTTCTGGGACACCATGACGCCGTTCTACGAGCCCATGTAG